GGTTCTAGTCTATGTTTGTTGTTCTCTTATGAAATTAGTATCATACCCCATAATAAACCTATCACTTTGGATCACATCTTACAATCACAGTTGTTGTCCAATCAATCGCCAATACAACACTGACCAGTACCCTTAACtataataaaagaacaaatactgAGTGTTGTCCATGTTCCTACTCCCTTCCTTTACAATATTGAAGGAAAAATGAACAGCCCTATTACACTGCTGTTACTGCGTCCCATATGCTCCAATAGCAGCATTACCAGGTACTCTTCCTTTCCCTTACACGTTGGCCATTCTTGTACATAAAGTCCTCATATTCAGCATAACCCAACTCCCACTATTACAATGGGATGTGGAATACTTCATCAGATACATCACATATAGAACATAAATAATGGTTTTACAATTGGAACAAATCACATCAGCACACAACATGAtatgaattaataaattttagacAAACTACAATCAACCCTTTGTCATTTTGGTACGTAACAGCAGATAGGAAGAAACTTATCATAAACTATAAAGTCACAAATGACATGCAACCATAATTGTATCTCTGACACTGTTGCGTTCATTGAGCACTAGTTGCAGCACTAGCTGGAGTCTGTACATGTTCGTCTTGTCCTACGGAAATgggaaaaaattattccatgcggttgggaaaaaaacaaagaaaaacagtCCAAGTTTGACAGTGTAAACCAACTCTAACCTCTGCCACTGAAGTAGTTAAGGTCGCcccattccaaaattccatgaaCTTTAGAATGAGGACACCACAATCGGACCTATAACACATCATAAATGTGTTAGATGATAGAAATctgataaatcaaattatttagaaatgttTGTTTTCGTTGGAATATCTGAATACTTTACCCATTCAACTGTTGGAGAAGGTGTGGTTGGACATGCACAAAACTTGAGACATCCGCATCCATATGGATTCTATATGCATGCAGTGCTTTGTGGAGTGTCATTGATAATCGTCGCATTGCAGCACTGATGTTGTTGCCCCGCCTTAAGGGCAATGACGAAAGTATCTCAACTCTTCCAGCTGCAAAATTAACAACATGCACGTGCCAGAGATTATTCTCGCAAACTGGGATGAACATCTGCATAACAATTCAAGAGTTATTAGCTTTTATGTCATTACTTTATAGTCATTCCCAATACCCTTGCAATCATCGACGAAATCAATAACATTTTGACCAATGGAAATAATGACGATTGTGGCATGCTCATAAGGGATTCCCAACATTTGCCAACCCCTACAAGTGCATGTACGGTTCAAAATGTCTACATTCAACAAGGTTCTCCCGATACATACCCCAAATACTCCATTCTTGAACGGTGTGACTGGATACACCGCACCCTTTGTAATATTTTCCTGCACCTTAGCTTCAATTTTTGGCCCTATACACCCTTTCCAATTCTTGGACTCTTCTTGATGCTTTACAAGCATAGAAGCTAACTTGGACATGTGCTCCaataaaaagttacaaatagaGTGATGTCTTTCAATCCGTAACCAAGCATTAAATGACTCGACAAGGTTTGTAGTCATTTTATCCCATCTTTGTTTTGGGAATTTTGACATGGCCCAATGGTGCGGTGCATTTTCTTCAACCCATATGGCTAAAGCCTCgttgtatttttttagttcaaacaTGGAAACGTTATAATCATATTCTAACCTTCCATACACAATGCTATCTAGGAATTGCAATGCATCTTCTTTACCCTTGTTCCCTCGTGTGTTATGCTTGGACAAGAAACTACTAAAATTCTCCTTCAGGTGACGGTAGCAACAAGCATGGTTTTCAATGCCAAACACCTTAGGGACACTACGAAGCAAAGTAGGATGTCTATCTGAGATAATAATAACTTCCTTGTTTCCCACAACTATCTTTAGTTTTTCCAAGAACCATAACCAATCTTCATAATTTTCCGAGCTCATCACTCCAAAGGCTAAGGAGAACATGGAGTCATTAGCATCGTAGGCGGTGGCTGAAAATAGAGCACCGCCATAAGGCCCACTCATATGGGTCGAATCAATTGCAATGATTGGTCGACACCCCCTTACAAACCCTTCGATAGATATTGAATGAGCAACAAAAAGCTTCTCAAAATGGTCGTCATCGGAATAACTCAACTCAACACTCAATCCCGGATTTGTTGCAAGCATTCTTTCACACATCCATGGCAACAATTTGTAATAATTCTTGGGTTGCCCATAAATGCGCTCCTTAGCCTTCTCTTTAATTTGCCATGTTTGTAGGTAAGTTAACTGGATGTCATGTTGCCTTACAAAGTCCTTACAAATTTGGCGTGGTTGGTATTCAGGAGTAGATCGAATGACATCATCAATGAGCAACGATGCATGAGTGGATCTCACTAAAGGCTGAGACAAGGCAACATCTTCCAAGCAATGGTTATGCACATTTCGGAATGTGTGTACTTGAACAATGTTTGAATCCCCTATTGCACGCGCAGTGATTTTCCAAGGACAATCTTCAATTGTGCATACTACGGTCATGTGTTTTGGACTATTCCTTTTTTAAGAATATCGAAATTTTCCAACCAAAGACATCAAATAGATTGCATCTCGAAACTCCGACGCATTTGGGAAGGTATGTCCACTACCTACAATTGAATGTTCGAACCGGCTTGGTTGAAGTTGAACAGTATTTGTCATAGCACATCTTTGGGAAAACCCAAATAACTAAATTGTGGGCGACTCATTAGAGATGTGTAATGGGGGCTCGCCAATAGAGGAAACATGAGCTGAGTTTGAAGCAACAATGGGGGTTGGGCCACTGCAAAAAACATAAGGAAAGAATTTGATCCTCCATCAATCTAAGTGTGAAAAGCGATTATACAAAAGGGAACATTATTGTGGAAGGACATTAGGTACCTAGTAGGGCAAATGAGGTCATCACCACATTCAGTACACTGGGAGATGTAGACATGACAAAACATGTCGTTGAATTTGAACATATTGACTATGTCGCCATCATTATGCAGTGGCAATAGACATGATGGGTCAAACTTGACTGTGAATTCCAATTTAATGGAATTGGAATCCAAGTTCAATTCACCACATACTTTTGAAACGAATTCAGAATGTGAGATATTCTTGCTAACAACACTGCAATTGGTCCGACCTCCCTTATATTCGACGGACCCAACAGCAGTCTTAACAAGCTCACCACCTTCATGAATGTAACAAAACATCTCCTCTTCCATTTCCTTATTGACATAAAGAtttgttaaaaacaatacaacaaCGAAAGATTGAAGAATTATGCATGTTGATTCCATAGACTTTAAGGTTTAAACATGCTAATTGGTTGATGCACACAATTAAGGTTCAAACATGCTAATTGGCCGATGCACACAAGTAGTGTGCAAGTCTAACTACGGTAGTTCCTAAGGATATCTAACCTAGTACTTAAAGATTACTAAGGTTAGACCTAAGGTtaattaagatagtacctatgGTACAGTCTCAAGTAAAGGTAAGGGGAACCAAATGAGCAGAGTAGTCAAACACATAATGTCATGATAGCTTGTAGGTGGAAGTGAATACAAGTTAATTTATGCATGACTTGAAAACAGCCTGTAGGTTCTATGTTTGACAAACTGAACCCCATTGGGTTAACAATAAAGACAACTTTTATTCACATatgaattatttgaatattaaaaaatgaagtttacAGTCGTCACACAGCTTGTACCCAAGGTtggctaaggtagtacctgatgTTGACTAATGCAATACATACAGTCGATTAAGGTCGTACATTCAGGAATAATGAGGTAGTACATAAGCTTAACTTACCAGTACAATAAGGTTAACCAACtgatcaccaaaacaaacaatatatagataaaaatgCATTTCATCCATTATGACCAGCATtccctattttctatttatgttaTAGAGGGAATTAAACCAATGCATGGATACCAATAGTCCCTATATAGCCTTTCCTATTACCATCTTCTAAAACGGATCTTTGAATCAATATCAATTACTAATCAACAAGAACATTAACATATAGTAACCATACATATGTTACTATATGTTTGAAGAAATGGAACGTGATTTGAAACTatacatataaaacaaaaacaaaaaaaaacacaacgAAAACTTTAGCACCCATCAACCATCAATAtcacaaaaacccaaaaaactgAGTAATTTGGAACAACTTTCCCATCTAAAAATCACCATTTCTTAAGAACTTTTTTCGCTCTCAAATGAAAACTTCATCCCGAAAAATTGTTCCCTTTTGGTCATCCACTGCATAGCTCAATCCAAAAACACAATCCAATAAATGGGTTTCATTAAAAATGCATTGTTTCCCAATACCCAAAAACAACActggaaaaaaaattttcctttttcgctaatcaattcaaaatatgtttttctcagttctaaaccaaaaccaaaacaaatgcCTTTTTCAACGAAACAATTCTCAACCCATATTCTTGCCTTCACTTTATATCAAAACAACAGAGTTGCGATAATTTGTCAATCCAAATAAAGCAGTACAAAATCAGATTTGAAAAAGACGATGATGATTCATTACCAACAGATTTAAAATTCCAGTACCAACTCCTAAATGCCAACATTTGAGTCACGCCTAGTTCAGAAAAAACCCACACAAACAACAGATTTTCATGAATGAGAATACGAATGCAAAACACGGAACGAATGGCTTACCTCGACAGAAAAAATCTAAGATGTGACAAATCGGATTAAGGCCTCCTCAACTGAAATCTACTTTGCCTCGGTGACGGAGTGAAGAAATATGAGAGGAATGGGTATCAAATGAGATAGATGGAAGAAAGAACCCTCGACTACACTATTTTTATGGGATTTTCTGCTTTGCCTTAGTGACCGAGTGAAGACAGATGAGAGGAATGGGTGCCAAAAtgagagagaaggaagaaagaACGGTCAATCAGCTAAGGTTTTCTTGTGGGAACCTCTGCTTCGCCTTGGTGACGGACTGTAGAAAGATGAGAGGAATGAGGACCAAATGAGAGAAAGGGAGGATGAACGGTCTGTCGCCTAGGGTGTTTTTGTGGGAAGCtcaatatttgattttgcacAAGACAATCGGTTCAGTTTCAGCCCGTGCTGAGATGGGTTGTTGACCTGGATACCTGGAGGGGCAATTTCGATAGAAAAAATACAACCGGCTCAGAGTGCATGAAACTGATATAAGTTTCCACATTAACAgatgtttttcatatttcacaAACCTGGGttccaaaaacaatattattaccatattggcccatgaaaacacaactttcccatttaattatgtaataaaaaaattaaatatatgacATACCCAAAAAAAACTAATCCCAACCCtgaatttaaattaacaaaatttaaaattaaatctattCCTAAGCTACTAAAAACAAATGAGCCGAAAATATCAAATACCCATTACTTGCCCTTAAATTGAAGGACAAATaggaataaataaaacttatttttataatttaaaattgattgaaaAGAGACTATGAACCTACAATGAGGGAAATTGACATATGGGCAATTTATTGATTAGGTCACCATATGTAGGGTACCAATCTTTGACCACCTGCACCAACAAGCTATTAATGGTTCCTGTTCTCTTTTTAATCCATTTCAATTGAAAACgaacaatttttaaatctattcaAAAGggtaataattttctttttcccaaaTATTATATCTATGCAAAGTAAACTGAATTTTAGCattatcaattttcaaattcatgttTTGACAAATTCAAATTGAAGATTTCTTTAATAAGTgccttaaaattattttcaaaaaaaaaaaattaaggtcaTGGTCTAAGCAATTTTAGTGGAGACgttttctatataaatatattaggATATGTTTCTTTTCAAACTATTCTTAATGGAAATAGAACTACTTTTGAgataaaaacactataaataaaataaaatttaaatttttttaaaatgttttttaaattttatcaaatatctaattttttttttaaaaaaaacacttggtAGGATAAAAGTgcatatccttcttctcaattttgaCAGATTTTCAACTTAAATGGTTAAGTTACATTgaccaaaatttaatttttgggcccaaaacacaattctctcataaatttattaaaatataaataaattaatatttaatttatcaataaattaataaattatataaataaataaataagaaaataatttttttttattattattataaaaaacatgcAAAAATGTGAAATTAGAAAGTTCAAAAGTATGAAATTCAAtaaggaaaaaattcaaaaaaaaatggaaccatATTTGCACTTTTAACTTCAtacatttacattttttaaattatattttaagtttGTCTATGATgcttaactttatttttttaaaattatatattaatttattgataaataaaataataatttattattattatcaatttatttttattgaatactagatcattaaatttaaatgtataattttttatcattaaaacatatttttttaattttaaaaggaaataaacttCAATAGTAAAGTCTTATTTGGCAATTAAGACActataaaattgaaatcaaatctAGCAATTGCGATTtcaaattaatcttttttttttaaataaatgatgacATGGCTCCTCTATGGCAACAAAAAGGGCATTTTAGACAAGTTTCGGATAGTGGTTAAAATAATTCTTTCCCCCATAATAGgactattttggcccaaaactcttaaaaaaccttccaaagttttttttccctttttcattctcattaATACCTTAACATTGGAATGAAACCAAATTATTATTCAAACCTTTAGTACTGGTACATTCAAATACAAGaatcaaaatcatcaaattcattcttattcaaGAAGTAGGAACAGGTTTCCCCATTTTTATgtaccaaacataacctaaacatttgagagaagaaaatgatcaagcttttttatcatacatgcttccttaaaaaaaaaaaaaaaaaaataggcattaatttcattcattgataatgatcaaattgaacctaaataAATCGAGTTTTAGGCGAACACCTAAATAAACTTGACTTTATTAGCAcaaacatgaaaatatataatatggTGTTACATATCCATGTGTAGCATGATTGAATCCTATTCAAatgtgtaaaaaataaataattaaataattacatACCTCTATTTCCGGCTTTGCTCataccattaaaaattttcatccaCAAAAAACAACCTATATTACAAAAAACGAAACAAGATGAGCAACATTTTTAATGCTAAAGCAAatgttaaaattataaaattattatcattggacaaatacttttttaaacATAGAGCAAgctaattgaaaataataaatataaagaacaAAGATTTTTTATAATgcttataaataagttaaaaaacaaataaaaaaagtattaattAACTGAAAAATCCAAGTTTATGAAAGGTATTAAGAATCCAGTGTAAGTTGAACAATTAAAtaggaatttaaaattaaactattaTACCTTAAAGTGGAAACAGATAGATACTTGGTGTTTATCAGAATCTTATCTCTACCCTCCACAGGtcataaacaaattaaagaaaaaaataaaattagaaggaaaaatatataCTACAAGGCATATTTATTTCGAGCCCATCGAAATACTGAGAGCGACCACTTCACAAAATTGTATTCATGTCCATTAACTCACtgttttttctgaaaaaaaaattataaaaaaaaaaaaacaaaaaaaaaaacatacataaACTGTTGATTGTCCTGAAGTAATTCAAAGAATAGCCCTCGATGTATCATAAATTCACATTAAACCACAAAATCAAAAGATTATAAAGCTAAGAATCTATATACCTCCAGGGGAAGGAGCCATTGATGTTGTTGAAAGCTTGTTCTTCAAAAGAGCTTTAAGATGTGATGGTGCTTCAAGAGAGCTCCCAAAGAGCCTAAACAACCTTTTTCTGCATCCAATGTTTTGATCCCCTCTCAAACAACAGTACAAGAAAGAATCCGACTCTACCTCGGTATATGCTACGGATTTTTTCcaagaaagaatgaaagagagaTGCTTctgagaggagagagagagagagagagagacagaggaAAGAATGGTTGATTTCCCAAAGACATATACAGACTTCTTCCAAAGGAGGATTTAACCATTTAAGTTAATGGGAATGGATTTAAACAGCTCCATTggaaatataaataaacaataaaagaatagaaaattttgtCCTCCAACGATTTATTGCTACTGTAAAGTGGACGTAATACAACCTCTACCATTTATGGGAAACGACACATTTGTAGTATTGGGGTTTGTGGTACAGAAGACCCTTACTGAATGTGGGGTTTCTTCTGAAAAGAGACAACATCTCCGAAATGTCTGAATGGAGAGGACTTTGAGTTGAGTTGATGGGGCAACATCTCTGAAAAGTCTGAATGGAGAGACTTTGAGTTGACTTGATGGGGGAGCGGACCAGTTTATTGGGACTTtaacagagatattttctctctattacGTTGCCCTTTAGCTGTCTTCACTTGCAACTTTTCTTTTGTAGCAGACCATcgcaaccaaaaaaaaaaaacctataaaataaaattttaaatttataaaatataattatttaaaattaattaatattttacatatttctttattaaaattattattttctttaattacaTCATATAAGTCTTATCTTTTATCTtcctaaatattatttttaacttataaatatataaaatttaaattattttaaaagaatattttataattatttttatataaatacatcaaaactctttttttttcctaacgaatatgaatataaatatgtactgattctttaaaatattttagacattttaaaaattttatccaaTTCCTTTTTTAAGGTTGAAGTCATTTccaaaacattttattaaaacaagCATTTGACAAAACATATTATcttacataaattaaaaatttactaCTATGGAAGCAAAAGTCTACCCACCATCACAAACAATCTATTATAATTGAACCACTGTAACAACAATtataatagaattaaaataaccCAACACCAGAAACGTAGACAATAGCACATTCAAAATAGCAAAAACATCCTtcgaaaagaaacaaaaaaacattactAGTTCATCAGGCCTTTGCTACCCTGGGAAGAAATAGAATTATTTCCCTAGTCAAGCATGGATAACCCCTGTTCTACATTTTAGATTCTTCTTCCACATGGCTCCACAGTGAAGTTCACTTCTGCTCTGTAGAACGGAGCCAGCTCCACAGCGAAGTGTTGTTCTATGGTTTAGATCAGCGCTTCTGAATACGGGACTCCCGTGACTTCGTCTTTGTTGCAGATTCGAGCTGGTACCGTGTTGTAGAACTGCTCTGGTTCAACTGTGACACCATCTGTGTTGTAGAACCGCTCTGGATCAACTGTGACTCCATTCGTGTTGTAGAACCGCTCTGTGACACCAGCCTTGTTGTAGAACCGCTCTGGACCAACTGTGACTCCATCCGTGTTGCAGAAGCGTTTTGTAACACCATCCGTGTTGTAGAACCGCTCTGGACCAACTGTGATTCCATCCGTATTGCAGAACCGCTTTTTGACGCCATCCGTGTTGTAGAACTGCTCTGGACCAACTGTGACTCCATCCGTGTTGTAGAACCGCTCTGGACCAACTGTGACTCCATCCGCATTGCAGAACCGCTTTTTGACGCCATCCGTGTTGTAGAACTGCTCTGGACCAACTGTGACTCCATCCGTGTTGTAGAACCGCTCTGGACCAACTGTGACTCCATTCGTATTGCAGAACCACTTTTTGACGTCATCCGTGTTGTAGAACTGCTCTGGACCAACTGTGACTCCATCCGTGTTGTAGAACCGCTCTGTGACACCTTCCGTGATGTAGAACCGCTTTTTGACGCCATCCGTGACTGTGACGCCATCCGTGTTGTAGAACCGCTCTTGACCAACTGTGACTCCGTTCGTGTTGTAGAACCGCTCTGTGACACCTTTCGTGTTGTAGAACCGCTTTTTGACACCATCCGTGTTGTAGAACCGCTTTGTGACACCATCTTTGTTGTAGAAGCGCTTTGTGACACCATCCGTCTTGTAGAACCGCTTTGTGACACCATCTAGAATGGAGATCTAGGCTTCTTGTGACAATAGTACTGGAACTATCATTTGCATACCCAGAGGAATATCGGGACGATAGACGCTGTGGGAAGTCCTTCTCTGTTTTGTAGAAGCGAGATCTGCAGTCATCACCCCTTTTCCATAATGTTCCATCGATGGCCCATTGTCTTGAGGGTAAGTTGTACCACCTTGGTGTTCCTGTGAACCGTACCTCCGCTTTGTCGGATTGGGATTTATTCCCATCGATGGTCCATGGTATGGAAGGCCAGTTGGATCGCCGGTCTGCCCACGCTGACGACTTCTTATTACCTACTTGTGCGACCTGGTCAAAACTAATAGCCACCTAATTCTGCTTACACTAACTTCCAAGCTGGGTTctgttttatattaaaatttcattataaatCTACAAAATACTCCATCACAGCATGCAAACATTTTCACCATGATTTCAAACAATATTTCCCTATGATCACTACTATTTAGGAGGAAAGATTTAAAACTTGTTTGTCAAAAATGATTTATCTACTatagttttaattaataattaatcaattattaatttatttttttgttatcaaaatTATACTTCGAGGATTTTGTTACATGTTCATAGTTTTACACTCTtctaaataaatcaaaatttaggtaaattaaatttatttttcttaagatttaaattaaatatagatgagcttaaaatttcatcaattacctcttttaaaatactaaaaccATTCAATTCATAGACTacaatcaaatatattatatatatatatataatcattaatCAGATTCAAGAGGTAGTGTAAAGCATAGTATGTTAATTTTGACCAAGTGCTGCTTCCAATTCTTATACAAAAGTCTATATATTACAAGAAATTAAAgttagaaaatgattaaaattttaaaaacaaggcAATAGTAAAACCCCAAGTAAATATCTATTTGAAACTTTGTTAAAATTTGCCTCAAATTGCCTTTTGAATTAACTTTACTATTATTATAAGggaagaataaattttaaaaagattctATGTTATTATAGGATTTAATTCTAATGCTCTTATAAGTAGCCAAGGGTCATCGGACTCATGGCAGGCAACACACAAACATATCCCCTTCTATCTATGGAAATAGTTATGCAAAATACAAATATTCCTTCGTACATACTTATTATGTTACAGCATGTGGATGAATGTGTATTGTCATCTTAAGCAAACTATGTTGTTGTCAATTTTTCTTGGACAATaagctcattttttttttaacaacataagGCTATATAGCatatttaattgatattttttcatCTTGTCCTACATATGAAAATTACAGGTAGTTCAAGAATCCTTGTTGAATgaaattgattgaaaataaatcttatttatGTAAATTCTCAAATACTTACAACAATAATCATTTGTACAAAGCCCAAACCACCACCACGTCTTCATGAACTTCAT
This DNA window, taken from Vitis vinifera cultivar Pinot Noir 40024 chromosome 2, ASM3070453v1, encodes the following:
- the LOC132254763 gene encoding uncharacterized protein LOC132254763, with the translated sequence MTVVCTIEDCPWKITARAIGDSNIVQVHTFRNVHNHCLEDVALSQPLVRSTHASLLIDDVIRSTPEYQPRQICKDFVRQHDIQLTYLQTWQIKEKAKERIYGQPKNYYKLLPWMCERMLATNPGLSVELSYSDDDHFEKLFVAHSISIEGFVRGCRPIIAIDSTHMSGPYGGALFSATAYDANDSMFSLAFGVMSSENYEDWLWFLEKLKIVVGNKEVIIISDRHPTLLRSVPKVFGIENHACCYRHLKENFSSFLSKHNTRGNKGKEDALQFLDSIVYGRLEYDYNVSMFELKKYNEALAIWVEENAPHHWAMSKFPKQRWDKMTTNLVESFNAWLRIERHHSICNFLLEHMSKLASMLVKHQEESKNWKGCIGPKIEAKVQENITKGAVYPVTPFKNGVFGMFIPVCENNLWHVHVVNFAAGRVEILSSLPLRRGNNISAAMRRLSMTLHKALHAYRIHMDADVSSFVHVQPHLLQQLNGSDCGVLILKFMEFWNGATLTTSVAEDKTNMYRLQLVLQLVLNERNSVRDTIMVACHL